From the Microbacterium sp. W4I4 genome, one window contains:
- a CDS encoding Na+/H+ antiporter subunit E — MMSPESKRSVVRDILLQLPFLLWLILLWMLLWHQFTPLALVTGILVAIFVTRVFRLPTVELVGRVNLWYALVFIVLFLGAVVMGATSVAIQVFDFRRQPGAAIVEIPLRYADDIVTTHVAVTGSLIPGSLVVESDRDRRILYLHVIGLRTRGDVDAFRQEVLRWERRIVRAVGTPAQYRALKADEARSDAGAPGPAKGGAR, encoded by the coding sequence ATGATGAGCCCCGAATCGAAGCGCAGTGTCGTCCGCGACATCCTGCTGCAGCTGCCGTTCCTGCTGTGGCTGATCCTGCTGTGGATGCTGCTGTGGCACCAGTTCACGCCGCTGGCGCTGGTCACCGGCATCCTGGTCGCGATCTTCGTCACCCGCGTCTTCCGCCTGCCCACTGTCGAACTGGTCGGCCGGGTGAACCTCTGGTACGCCCTGGTGTTCATCGTGCTGTTCCTCGGCGCAGTGGTGATGGGTGCGACCAGCGTCGCCATCCAGGTGTTCGACTTCCGACGCCAGCCCGGTGCGGCGATCGTGGAGATCCCGCTGCGCTACGCCGATGACATCGTCACCACGCACGTCGCCGTGACCGGGTCGCTGATCCCCGGGTCGCTGGTCGTGGAGAGCGACCGCGACCGCCGCATCCTCTACCTGCACGTGATCGGCCTGCGCACGCGCGGCGACGTGGACGCGTTCCGTCAGGAGGTGCTGCGCTGGGAGCGCCGCATCGTGCGCGCGGTCGGCACGCCCGCGCAGTATCGGGCGCTGAAGGCGGACGAGGCGCGGTCGGATGCCGGTGCCCCGGGGCCCGCGAAGGGAGGCGCCCGATGA
- a CDS encoding monovalent cation/H+ antiporter complex subunit F produces the protein MNVLVIAIMVIFGIAALLCVVRIVRGPSILDRTVASDVLLTEVMCVLGADMALNGHTRNIPVMLIIAAVSVFGSIAVARYVARRDNPTP, from the coding sequence ATGAACGTCCTCGTCATCGCCATCATGGTGATCTTCGGCATCGCCGCTCTGCTGTGCGTGGTGCGCATCGTGCGCGGCCCGTCGATCCTGGACCGCACCGTGGCATCCGATGTGCTGCTGACCGAGGTGATGTGCGTGCTGGGCGCCGACATGGCGCTCAACGGGCACACCCGCAACATCCCGGTGATGCTCATCATCGCCGCGGTGAGCGTCTTCGGCTCGATCGCCGTCGCCCGCTACGTCGCGAGAAGGGATAATCCGACACCATGA
- a CDS encoding YhgE/Pip domain-containing protein, whose amino-acid sequence MKVPSMIAAELRRLTASPMAVIALFALMCVPILYGGLYLWANQDPYGQFSEVPVALVVEDAGTTDSTQDAVNYGDKVADNLLDDGAFDWQVMSASGAARALQDGTVDFTVTIPSDFSEALTSASGDHPHQARLELETNDANNYLASTIGTQTVERIRRSVAEMVGSGAAGQLLTGLSDVRDKLSEATDGATKLHDGAGTARDGAGTLASGLGALADGTKQLADGARTLADGASQVSAGNDQLAGKADRAATLAQRATDALPTARTDLAQAMAEQGLTQEQIDAVLAKLDPLAQKVREGNTAAQGAVDRIDQLAAGAGQVADGAKKLADGAGSAASGAASARDGATRLRDGLSTLDAGIGTLRDGLANGVDAIPASTPDLRELQADTIADPVKIANDKVTAASDYGQGLAPFFAALAGWIGIYALFLIVKPISRRAITALHSPIRITLAGWLTPAALGALQMTGLMAVLSYLLGFDFAHPWGSLGVMVAAVATYSAIILALNVWLGSVGQFMGLVLMVLQLVTAGGTFPWQTLPAPLAALHHVLPMGYVVDATRQLMYGGDLSRAFTDLGVLALWLVGGLLLAGIGVTRMTHRRTLRDLQPSLIG is encoded by the coding sequence ATGAAGGTTCCCTCCATGATCGCCGCCGAACTGCGGCGACTGACCGCGAGCCCGATGGCCGTGATCGCGCTGTTCGCGCTGATGTGCGTGCCGATCCTCTACGGCGGCCTGTACCTGTGGGCCAATCAGGACCCCTACGGGCAGTTCTCCGAGGTGCCCGTCGCGCTCGTCGTCGAGGATGCCGGGACGACGGACTCGACTCAGGATGCCGTGAACTACGGCGACAAGGTCGCCGACAACCTGCTCGATGACGGCGCCTTCGACTGGCAGGTGATGTCGGCATCCGGAGCGGCCCGCGCACTGCAGGACGGAACGGTCGATTTCACCGTGACCATCCCGTCCGACTTCTCCGAGGCTCTCACCTCGGCATCCGGCGACCACCCGCACCAGGCACGCCTCGAACTCGAGACCAATGACGCCAACAACTACCTCGCCTCCACGATCGGCACGCAGACCGTGGAGCGCATCCGCCGCTCGGTCGCCGAGATGGTGGGCTCTGGGGCCGCCGGGCAGCTGCTGACCGGGCTGAGCGACGTGCGCGACAAACTGTCCGAGGCGACCGACGGCGCGACGAAGCTGCACGACGGTGCCGGCACCGCCCGCGACGGGGCCGGCACCCTGGCATCCGGCCTCGGCGCCCTCGCCGACGGCACGAAACAGCTCGCCGACGGCGCACGCACCCTCGCGGACGGCGCCTCGCAGGTCAGCGCGGGCAACGACCAGCTCGCAGGCAAGGCCGACCGGGCCGCGACGCTCGCGCAGCGGGCGACTGATGCCCTGCCCACCGCCCGCACCGATCTCGCACAGGCGATGGCAGAGCAGGGCCTGACGCAGGAGCAGATCGATGCGGTGCTCGCGAAGCTCGACCCGCTGGCGCAGAAGGTTCGCGAGGGCAACACCGCCGCCCAGGGCGCCGTCGACCGGATCGATCAGCTCGCCGCGGGCGCCGGACAGGTCGCCGACGGGGCGAAGAAGCTCGCCGATGGTGCGGGCAGCGCGGCATCCGGCGCAGCATCCGCCCGCGACGGCGCGACCCGCCTCCGAGACGGGCTCAGCACGCTGGATGCCGGCATCGGCACCCTCCGCGACGGTCTGGCGAACGGCGTCGACGCGATCCCGGCATCCACTCCCGACCTGCGGGAGCTGCAGGCCGACACCATCGCCGACCCCGTGAAGATCGCCAACGACAAGGTCACCGCGGCCAGTGACTACGGCCAGGGGCTCGCACCGTTCTTCGCCGCGCTGGCCGGATGGATCGGCATCTACGCGCTGTTCCTCATCGTCAAGCCGATCTCCCGCCGCGCGATCACCGCGCTGCACTCCCCCATCCGCATCACGCTCGCCGGCTGGCTGACACCTGCGGCGCTCGGCGCCCTGCAGATGACCGGCCTGATGGCCGTGCTCAGCTACCTGCTGGGCTTCGACTTCGCCCACCCGTGGGGGTCTCTGGGCGTGATGGTGGCGGCGGTCGCGACCTACTCGGCTATCATCCTCGCGCTGAACGTCTGGCTGGGCTCGGTCGGGCAGTTCATGGGGCTGGTGCTGATGGTGCTGCAGCTCGTCACCGCCGGCGGCACGTTCCCCTGGCAGACCCTGCCCGCTCCCCTCGCCGCCCTGCACCACGTGCTGCCGATGGGCTACGTCGTCGACGCGACGCGCCAGCTGATGTACGGCGGCGACCTGAGCCGCGCGTTCACCGACCTCGGGGTTCTCGCCCTGTGGCTCGTCGGCGGGCTGCTTCTGGCGGGCATCGGCGTGACGCGGATGACGCATCGGCGCACCCTGCGCGACCTGCAGCCCAGCCTGATCGGGTGA
- a CDS encoding alpha/beta fold hydrolase: MPERLLAPEGMPVDLGEFEHGGATLVYEDFGTGPRPIVLLHGIGMGRSVYIDLIQRLSGRIIGLDLPGFGEAPEPVRTLTMERHADLVATFLRSRGIADAVVLGHSMGSQIAAEVAARHPEVLSALILAGPTVDSTARSIRMQAGYLLRDLVGERPVVLWRGAREYLRGGPNLIRKMRATIVHEPERAYPRVHVPTLVVRGQRDPLASMTWCRTIVDTVPDARFAEIPDHGHGTLISDSGAAAEKISDFVDGL; encoded by the coding sequence ATGCCCGAACGACTGCTCGCCCCCGAAGGGATGCCCGTCGACCTCGGCGAGTTCGAGCACGGCGGTGCGACCCTCGTGTACGAGGACTTCGGCACCGGACCACGCCCGATCGTGCTGCTGCACGGCATCGGCATGGGCCGCAGCGTCTACATCGACCTGATCCAGCGGCTGAGCGGCCGGATCATCGGACTCGACCTTCCCGGTTTCGGTGAGGCTCCTGAGCCGGTCCGCACGCTCACCATGGAGCGGCACGCCGACCTCGTCGCGACCTTTCTCCGCTCGCGCGGAATAGCGGATGCCGTGGTGCTCGGCCACTCGATGGGCAGTCAGATCGCCGCGGAGGTCGCCGCGCGGCATCCGGAGGTCCTCTCCGCCCTCATCCTGGCGGGGCCGACCGTGGACAGCACCGCGCGCAGCATCCGGATGCAGGCCGGATACCTGCTGCGCGACCTGGTGGGCGAACGGCCCGTCGTCCTATGGCGAGGCGCCCGCGAGTACCTGCGCGGCGGGCCGAACCTGATCCGCAAGATGCGCGCGACCATCGTGCACGAGCCCGAGAGGGCCTACCCGCGCGTGCACGTGCCGACCCTCGTCGTGCGCGGCCAGCGCGACCCGCTGGCGTCGATGACCTGGTGTCGCACGATCGTGGACACCGTGCCGGATGCCCGGTTCGCGGAGATCCCCGACCACGGTCACGGCACGCTGATCAGCGACTCGGGAGCTGCCGCCGAGAAGATCAGCGACTTCGTCGACGGGCTCTGA
- a CDS encoding Na+/H+ antiporter subunit D, with protein sequence MSALVPLIVMLPLLGAAITLVYGRNPRLQIVVTAGTLAAVSIIAAVLLVSVDAAGVPFAISVGGWPVPFGIVLYVDRLAALLVLISSIVLLAVLLFSIGQGAADGIEETPISIFNPTYLILAAGIFDAFIAGDLFNLYVGFEILLVASYVLITLGSTESRIRTGAVYIVVSLVSSVLFLAAIAMIYGAVGTVNMAQVAERVAQLPQETQLVLHLLLLIAFGIKAAIFPVSFWLPDSYPTAPAPVTAVFAGLLTKVGVYALIRTETQLFAENSIDTLLLIVALATMVIGVLGAVAQAELKRILSFTLVSHVGYMIFGLAIATEEAIGATVYYIVHHIVVQTTLFLAVGLIERKAGSTSILRVSGLMKAAPLLAVLYFVPAINLGGLPPFSGFIGKIALFEAAADVGTPIMIVLIFGGILTSLLTLYALMRAWNLAFWREGDDLAEIEGRVGYLGSAPAADEQQETRRIPAIMTVATGGMVAVTLALTVFAGPLYALCDRIGAGLLQPVTLQQIDEEAG encoded by the coding sequence ATGAGCGCACTCGTCCCCCTCATCGTGATGCTGCCGCTGCTCGGTGCCGCCATCACCCTCGTCTACGGGCGCAATCCGCGCCTGCAGATCGTGGTGACGGCTGGGACCCTGGCGGCCGTGTCGATCATCGCCGCGGTGCTGCTGGTGTCGGTGGATGCCGCAGGCGTCCCCTTCGCGATCTCGGTGGGCGGATGGCCGGTCCCGTTCGGCATCGTGCTCTACGTCGACCGTCTGGCCGCCCTGCTCGTGCTCATCTCGAGCATCGTGCTGCTGGCGGTGCTGCTGTTCTCGATCGGGCAGGGCGCCGCCGACGGCATCGAAGAGACCCCCATCTCGATCTTCAACCCGACCTACCTGATCCTGGCCGCCGGCATCTTCGATGCGTTCATCGCCGGTGACCTGTTCAACCTGTACGTCGGGTTCGAGATCCTCCTCGTCGCCTCGTACGTGCTGATCACCCTGGGCAGCACCGAGTCCCGCATCCGCACAGGCGCGGTCTACATCGTCGTCTCGCTGGTCTCGTCGGTCCTCTTCCTCGCCGCGATCGCGATGATCTACGGCGCGGTCGGCACGGTGAACATGGCGCAGGTCGCCGAGCGCGTGGCGCAGCTGCCGCAGGAGACGCAGCTCGTGCTGCATCTCCTTCTCCTGATCGCCTTCGGCATCAAGGCGGCGATCTTCCCGGTGTCGTTCTGGCTGCCGGACTCCTATCCCACCGCGCCTGCGCCGGTGACGGCGGTGTTCGCGGGCCTGCTGACGAAGGTCGGCGTGTATGCGCTGATCCGCACCGAGACGCAGCTGTTCGCCGAGAACAGCATCGATACTCTGCTGCTGATCGTCGCGCTGGCGACCATGGTGATCGGGGTGCTCGGCGCGGTCGCGCAGGCCGAGCTCAAGCGCATCCTGTCGTTCACCCTGGTCAGCCACGTCGGCTACATGATCTTCGGTCTGGCCATCGCGACCGAAGAGGCCATCGGCGCCACGGTGTACTACATCGTGCACCACATCGTCGTGCAGACCACCCTGTTCCTCGCGGTCGGGCTCATCGAGCGCAAGGCCGGCAGCACGTCGATCCTGCGAGTGAGCGGTCTGATGAAGGCGGCGCCGCTGCTGGCCGTGCTGTACTTCGTGCCGGCGATCAACCTCGGCGGCCTGCCGCCGTTCTCGGGGTTCATCGGCAAGATCGCCCTGTTCGAGGCCGCGGCCGACGTGGGCACGCCCATCATGATCGTGCTGATCTTCGGTGGCATCCTCACCTCGCTGCTCACGCTGTACGCGCTGATGCGCGCGTGGAACCTGGCGTTCTGGCGTGAGGGCGACGACCTCGCCGAGATCGAGGGCCGCGTCGGGTACCTGGGCAGCGCGCCCGCCGCCGACGAGCAACAGGAGACCCGCCGCATCCCGGCGATCATGACCGTCGCGACCGGCGGGATGGTCGCGGTCACCCTGGCGCTGACCGTGTTCGCGGGACCGCTGTACGCCCTGTGCGATCGGATAGGCGCCGGGCTGCTGCAGCCGGTGACGCTGCAGCAGATCGATGAGGAGGCCGGATGA
- a CDS encoding penicillin acylase family protein has product MSTEATAAPSRPLAGRIGRVAFIVLAALVVLATAAAFFLTWTIQRSFPETSGEVTLKGLDESVSVQRDDLGIPTITASSTDDLFFAQGFTHAQDRFFEMDFRRHVTSGRVAEMFGSSQVPTDKFLRTLGWHKVAEQEVEALDDTTRGYYEAYAAGVNAYLASHSGAELSLEYAVLGMQNADYRPEPWKPADSVAWLKAMAWDLRTNIEDETDRALLAAHLDESGQTDADAQKLIEKVYPPYPFDKNPVIVPKISTVDPLPAEDTGTAPAAYTGGTTPDVSDAVTTVEWQQADSVIEAASLLLGPIGEGIGSNSWVVSGELTESGKPLLANDPHLGAALPSVWYQVQLKCSQVTDDCPFDVSGFSFSGLPGVVIGHNAQVAWGFTNLTTDVADLYVEKVDGDQYWRDGALQPLEVEKDVIKVAGGKDVPLTIRRTAHGPIISGLTDDFTAIAKAPAVETGGDVLSLTDAPEIPPGDFAVSLRWTALDPGTTASAIFALDTAQDFTEFRRAASLFDVPAQNLIYADREGNIGYQAPGRLPIRGAGEGWLPQPGWDSTYDWTGFIPFEKLPVSYNPPEGFIVTANNAIVTDDYDYFLSRDWDYGYRAARIAHLIERKAATGPLNAQDLRDIQMDDEMWIGKQLAVAMDGVSVDREGPKAAVDLLRTWDAQNQADSPAAAYANALWSNLVRNVFTDREVPLPVGDQGRLFTVVGAMLDDPADPLWTNDRLKISGMDAMLTLSADQAYDELAELQGENVTGWNWGTLHALTLTSSTFGTSGIAPIEMLFNRGPYPVSGGSSVVNATGWRMGESYATTTVPSMRMVVDLADFDASSWNHLTGASGHAFSTHYTDQTDDWAKGVQSPWAFSSAAVAEATVDTLVLKPAS; this is encoded by the coding sequence ATGTCGACAGAAGCCACCGCCGCACCGTCTCGTCCGCTCGCCGGCCGCATCGGTCGCGTCGCGTTCATCGTGCTCGCCGCACTCGTCGTCCTCGCGACCGCCGCCGCGTTCTTCCTCACGTGGACGATCCAGCGTTCGTTCCCCGAGACCTCCGGCGAGGTGACGCTGAAGGGATTGGACGAGAGCGTCTCCGTGCAGCGCGACGACCTCGGCATCCCGACCATCACCGCATCCTCCACCGATGATCTGTTCTTCGCCCAGGGGTTCACGCACGCGCAGGACCGGTTCTTCGAGATGGACTTCCGCCGACACGTGACTTCGGGCCGCGTGGCCGAGATGTTCGGGTCGTCGCAGGTGCCCACCGACAAGTTCCTGCGCACCCTCGGCTGGCACAAGGTCGCCGAGCAGGAGGTCGAGGCGCTCGACGACACCACCCGCGGCTACTACGAGGCCTATGCCGCCGGCGTGAACGCGTACCTGGCATCCCACTCCGGAGCCGAGCTCTCCCTGGAATATGCCGTCCTCGGCATGCAAAACGCGGACTACAGGCCCGAGCCATGGAAGCCCGCCGATTCCGTCGCCTGGTTGAAGGCGATGGCCTGGGACCTGCGCACCAACATCGAGGACGAGACCGACCGTGCGCTGCTCGCGGCGCATCTCGACGAGTCCGGACAGACGGATGCCGACGCGCAGAAGCTCATCGAGAAGGTGTACCCGCCGTACCCGTTCGACAAGAACCCGGTCATCGTGCCGAAGATCTCCACCGTCGACCCGCTCCCGGCCGAGGACACCGGCACCGCCCCCGCCGCGTACACCGGTGGCACCACGCCGGATGTCAGCGACGCGGTGACCACCGTCGAGTGGCAGCAGGCCGACAGCGTGATCGAAGCGGCGAGCCTGCTGCTCGGTCCCATCGGCGAGGGCATCGGATCGAACTCCTGGGTCGTCTCCGGCGAGCTCACCGAGAGCGGCAAGCCCCTGCTCGCGAACGACCCGCATCTGGGCGCGGCGCTCCCGTCGGTTTGGTACCAGGTGCAGCTGAAGTGCTCGCAGGTCACCGACGACTGCCCGTTCGACGTCTCCGGCTTCTCGTTCTCGGGACTGCCCGGAGTCGTGATCGGCCACAACGCGCAGGTGGCGTGGGGCTTCACGAACCTCACCACCGACGTCGCCGACCTGTACGTCGAGAAGGTCGACGGCGATCAGTACTGGCGTGATGGGGCACTGCAGCCGCTCGAGGTCGAGAAGGACGTCATCAAGGTCGCCGGTGGCAAGGATGTCCCTCTCACCATCCGACGCACCGCGCACGGCCCGATCATCTCGGGCCTCACCGACGATTTCACCGCAATCGCGAAGGCTCCGGCGGTCGAGACCGGCGGCGATGTGCTGTCCCTGACGGACGCCCCCGAGATCCCGCCGGGCGACTTCGCGGTCAGCCTGCGCTGGACGGCGCTGGACCCCGGGACCACAGCGAGCGCGATCTTCGCCCTCGACACCGCCCAGGACTTCACGGAGTTCCGCCGTGCGGCATCCCTCTTCGACGTGCCCGCGCAGAACCTCATCTACGCCGACCGCGAGGGCAACATCGGCTACCAGGCGCCCGGCCGCCTGCCGATCCGCGGTGCCGGCGAGGGCTGGCTGCCGCAGCCCGGCTGGGACAGCACGTACGACTGGACCGGATTCATCCCCTTCGAGAAGCTGCCGGTGTCGTACAACCCGCCTGAGGGATTCATCGTCACGGCGAACAACGCGATCGTCACCGACGACTACGACTACTTCCTCTCCCGCGACTGGGACTACGGCTACCGCGCGGCGCGGATCGCCCACCTCATCGAGCGCAAGGCGGCGACCGGTCCGCTGAACGCGCAGGACCTGCGCGACATCCAGATGGATGACGAGATGTGGATCGGCAAGCAGCTGGCCGTCGCGATGGACGGCGTGAGCGTGGACCGCGAGGGCCCGAAGGCCGCCGTCGACCTGCTGCGCACCTGGGACGCCCAGAACCAAGCCGACTCCCCCGCCGCGGCCTACGCCAACGCACTGTGGTCGAATCTCGTGCGCAACGTGTTCACCGACCGCGAGGTCCCGTTGCCGGTGGGCGACCAGGGTCGGCTGTTCACCGTCGTCGGTGCCATGCTCGACGACCCCGCCGACCCGCTGTGGACCAACGACCGGCTGAAGATCTCGGGCATGGACGCGATGCTGACGCTGTCGGCCGACCAGGCGTACGACGAGCTCGCCGAGTTGCAGGGCGAGAACGTGACGGGCTGGAACTGGGGCACGCTGCACGCCCTGACGCTGACCAGCTCCACGTTCGGCACCTCGGGCATCGCCCCGATCGAGATGCTGTTCAACCGCGGCCCGTACCCGGTGAGCGGCGGCTCGTCGGTCGTCAATGCCACCGGCTGGCGGATGGGCGAGTCGTACGCGACCACCACGGTGCCGTCCATGCGGATGGTGGTGGACCTGGCCGACTTCGACGCCTCGAGCTGGAACCACCTCACCGGCGCGAGTGGCCACGCGTTCAGCACTCACTACACCGACCAGACCGACGATTGGGCGAAGGGCGTGCAGAGCCCGTGGGCGTTCAGCAGTGCCGCCGTCGCCGAGGCCACCGTCGACACGCTGGTGCTGAAGCCCGCGAGCTGA
- a CDS encoding Na(+)/H(+) antiporter subunit C: MDVSLTLIIVMAVLFAAGVYAMMERSLTRVLIGFLLLGNATNLLLLIVMGVPGKAPFFGEEGAMSDPLPQALTLTAIVITFAVSAFLLALIYRSWQLGQADTVEDDEVDIALRERTDAEDELFDDESTPEEEEATTDFVGTVTAPITVLHRRDHPAIQDDAPMDMPDRGDRP, translated from the coding sequence ATGGATGTCTCCCTGACCCTGATCATCGTCATGGCCGTGCTCTTCGCCGCCGGCGTCTACGCCATGATGGAGCGCAGCCTGACCCGCGTGCTCATCGGATTCCTGCTGCTGGGCAACGCCACCAACCTGTTGCTGCTCATCGTGATGGGCGTGCCGGGCAAGGCGCCCTTCTTCGGCGAGGAGGGCGCGATGAGCGATCCGCTCCCGCAGGCACTCACGCTCACCGCCATCGTGATCACCTTCGCCGTCTCGGCGTTCCTGCTCGCCCTGATCTACCGCTCCTGGCAGCTCGGGCAGGCCGACACGGTCGAGGACGACGAGGTCGACATCGCACTGCGCGAGCGCACGGATGCCGAGGACGAGCTCTTCGACGACGAGTCCACTCCGGAAGAGGAGGAGGCCACCACGGACTTCGTCGGCACGGTCACCGCGCCGATCACCGTGCTGCACCGCCGAGACCACCCTGCGATCCAGGACGATGCGCCGATGGACATGCCCGATCGGGGGGACCGCCCATGA
- the mnhG gene encoding monovalent cation/H(+) antiporter subunit G: MTPFLDLALPQSVADVIVLVLVLLGAILCLSAAVGLLHFRDVPSRLHAATKPQVLGVVLICLAIAVSQRTIGGMLMALLIVIPVILLQFATAPLSAHMVGRQAYRNGTINERELVVDEYAESKRTPPAAG, from the coding sequence ATGACTCCGTTCCTCGATCTCGCGCTGCCGCAGTCGGTGGCCGACGTCATCGTGCTCGTGCTCGTGCTGCTCGGCGCGATCCTCTGCCTGTCGGCCGCGGTGGGCCTGCTGCACTTCCGTGATGTGCCCAGCCGTCTGCACGCCGCCACCAAGCCGCAGGTGCTCGGCGTGGTGCTGATCTGCCTGGCCATCGCGGTCTCGCAGCGCACGATCGGCGGGATGCTGATGGCTCTGCTGATCGTGATCCCCGTGATCCTGCTGCAGTTCGCGACCGCGCCGCTGTCGGCGCACATGGTCGGCCGGCAGGCCTACCGCAATGGCACGATCAACGAGCGCGAACTGGTCGTCGACGAGTACGCCGAGTCCAAGCGCACCCCGCCCGCCGCGGGGTAG